Part of the Solanum pennellii chromosome 10, SPENNV200 genome is shown below.
AGTTAAGACGCTACAAGATGAGCTGGCAGGAAGAAAGTATTTGATTGTCCTGGATGATTTGTGGCGTGTTGACTCTCCATTGTGGGATGATTTTGTGGACACCTTGCGGGGAATAAATACATCTCGAGGAAACTTCATTATCGTGACTACTCGTATGGAACAGGTGGCGTCCACAGTAACAGCAGTAGGTCCTCATAGCTTGGAAAAATTAGCAGCAGATCATAGTTGGtccattttcaaaaaaagagcGTTTATTGAAGGGGAAATTCCAGAGGAAATAGTGCGCATGGAGAACAGGATTGTGGAAATGTGTAAAGGTCTACCTTTGGGTGCAAATGTGTTGGGAGGCCTCTTACGCAACAAGGAAAAACATGAATGGCAGGCAATTCTTGATGGAAACCCCCTTGTTGCAGGTGAAGATGATAACGGAGAAAATAGCATAAGAAAAATTCTAAAACTCAGCTATGATTATCTTCCATCTCCACATCTGAAAAACTGTTTTGCTTACTTTGCAATGTTTCCAAAAGATTTTGTGTTTGAAAAGGAACAAATAATCCAACTCTGGATGGAAGAAGGCTTTCTCCGTCCATGTCAAGAGACCACTGTAATGGAAAACATTGGGAACaagttctttcaactcttgttGCGAAATTCCTTGCTGCAAGATGTCCAGTTAGATAAGCGCAACAATATAACACACTGTAAGATGCACGATCTTGTGCATGATTTGGCTAGGGATGCcttaaaatataaactatttgATTTGAGGGGCGATGGTGGAGAAAATCTTTCTCAAGTGCGATATCTTTTATGGGACTCACCAAGTGATCAAATAGATAAGATAAATGAGCCAGAATGTTTGTGCACACTGTTTTGGAGAAGCAATTATATATTGGAAGATATGCTGCTGAGTTTAAGTACTTGAGAGTTTTAAATTTGTCCAGTTCAGGAATTAAGGAGTTGTCAGACAAAATAGGAAAGCTGATACACTTGAGATATCTTGATCTCTCGGACACTAAGATCACAACCTTGCCCCACTCCATTTGCGAGCTTTATAATTTGCAAACATTTAGATTCTACAAACTCGGTTCACTCTTGGCACTTCCATATGAGATGGGAAATATGATAAGTTTGCGACACATATACTTCTGTTCTCGGTCTCAGACGCCACTTAACATGGGACAACTGACTTTCTTCAGACCCTACAGTATTTCAATGTGGGTTTAGGGAAAGGTCGTCGAATACAAGAATTAGGTCATTTGAAGAACCTTAGAGGTAAGTTGAGGATCAATGGTCTCCAATTGGTCCGTAATTGAGAAGTTTCGCGAACAACATATCTACCGGAGAAACTGAATATTTACAAGCTGGAATATTTATGGTCCCACGAGGAATCAAAAGTACGTGCGATCAATGATCAACATGTGTTGGATGGTCTTCAACCGCATCCTAACTTGAAAACATTAGAAGTGAAGAAC
Proteins encoded:
- the LOC107001504 gene encoding putative disease resistance protein RGA3, with the protein product MAKNIFNDEQIKENFEKRVWLCLPKMSETKSFLQLILESLTKRKVEVQSRDIIVKTLQDELAGRKYLIVLDDLWRVDSPLWDDFVDTLRGINTSRGNFIIVTTRMEQVASTVTAVGPHSLEKLAADHSWSIFKKRAFIEGEIPEEIVRMENRIVEMCKGLPLGANVLGGLLRNKEKHEWQAILDGNPLVAGEDDNGENSIRKILKLSYDYLPSPHLKNCFAYFAMFPKDFVFEKEQIIQLWMEEGFLRPCQETTVMENIGNKFFQLLLRNSLLQDVQLDKRNNITHCKMHDLVHDLARDALKYKLFDLRGDGGENLSQVRYLLWDSPSDQIDKINEPECLCTLFWRSNYILEDMLLSLST